A window from Drosophila nasuta strain 15112-1781.00 chromosome 3, ASM2355853v1, whole genome shotgun sequence encodes these proteins:
- the LOC132791685 gene encoding G-protein coupled receptor Mth-like isoform X1 — MWLLLFMVALAGINADIPNCDYYDTVRLSEDQKLLNGSYKYQNIIIPPELTGEYDYEILMNGDSEKVSRHLRGCACRLGTCIRYCCPKNQKLVAEERRCGEDTSIQDLDDFDGFVDFVWKDGTEVNIHVSDDLIIQRDLPVPCSEHISIIDEYKWKLLENGNIAYLFVSDNTSNQRSKNQYCLQPQRFGNESRVELIPQFCEDPQTTWPTLMLLILSIVCSVLTIAVYMGLPKLRNLHGICFICYLFMLVVAFLLLLFDKFYALSVSENQCKAVGYVGYFAVMSIFHWLSVISFDLWKSFRGTNYNEDYTIAYRFTIYSIIVWTSAAVLTLIIFIIDSTLDPYDMDQLPWMPGVGIYSCWVKTHDWSAMLYYYGPMSIQIIFNTTMFIMTAIRIFKVMDEMKNFQGRLERNQRVQSRKEYGLFARLIIIMGVPWTFEILSYFAQSDSVLQKIFLFFDYINSGQGILIFILFVLKRSVLKQIANSIRGIKSLSDDDIEEVGLHEGEYVTRREILPNILT; from the exons atgtggttattattattcatggTTGCTTTAGCCGGCATCAATGCCGATATACCCAATTGTGATTACTATGACACAGTGAGATTGTCGGAAGACCAAAAGTTACTAAATGGTTCGTACAAGTACCAGAATATCATAATTCCACCGGAACTAACTGGTGAATATGATTACGAGATTCTTATGAACGGAGACTCCGAGAAGGTTTCAAGGCATCTGCGCGGTTGTGCTTGTCGCTTAGGCACTTGCATACGATACTGTTGTCCTAAGAACCAGAAGCTCGTTGCCGAAGAGCGCAGATGCGGCGAGGACACGAGTATTCAGGACTTAGATGACTTTGATGGCTTTGTGGATTTCGTTTGGAAGGATGGCACCGAAGTGAATATACACGTCTCCGATGACTTGATCATACAAAGAGATCTTCCAGTGCCTTGCTCAGAGCATATCAGTATTATCGATGAATACAAATGGAAACTACTGGAG aatggAAATATCGCATACCTATTTGTGTCAGATAATACAAGTAACCAACGATCCAAAAATCAATATTGTCTACAGCCTCAGCGATTTGGTAACGAATCAAGGGTCGAACTGATTCCACAATTTTGCGAAGATCCTCAAACTACATGGCCAACCCTAATGC tgCTTATACTGAGTATTGTTTGCTCCGTTCTTACGATCGCTGTCTATATGGGATTGCCAAAATTACGAAATCTTCATGgaatttgtttcatttgttaCTTGTTCATGTTGGTAGTGgcttttttgttgctactTTTCGACAAATTTTATGCTTTGTCTGTGTCGGAAAATCAATGCAAAGCAGTTG GTTACGTTGGATACTTTGCTGTAATGTCGATATTTCATTGGCTCAGTGTTATAAGCTTCGATTTGTGGAAGAGCTTTCGGGGCACCAACTATAACGAAGATTATACAATCGCATATCGTTTCACCATCTATAGCATAATTGTCTGGACATCTGCGGCTGTTTTAACCctcattatatttattattgatagCACTTTGGATCCATATGATATGGATCAACTACCTTGGATGCCAGGAGTGGGAATATACTCCTGCTGGGTAAAAA CCCATGATTGGTCTGCAATGCTCTATTATTATGGGCCTATgtcaatacaaattatattcaatacgACAATGTTTATTATGACG GCGATTAGAATTTTCAAAGTGATGGATGAGATGAAAAATTTCCAAGGGCGACTAGAACGCAATCAACGTGTCCAGTCGAGGAAGGA GTATGGTTTATTTGCCCGACTTATCATTATAATGGGAGTTCCTTGGACTTTCGAGATACTTTCGTATTTTGCACAATCTGATAGCGTTCtccaaaaaatatttttattttttgattacaTCAATAGTGGTCAGGGTATTCTCATATTCATATTGTTTGTGCTAAAGCGTAGTGTTCTTAAGCAAATTGCTAATAG tataaGGGGTATAAAATCATTATCCGATGATGATATTGAAGAAGTTGGTCTACACGAAGGGGAATATGTAACTAGAAGAGAAATCCTTCCAAATATTTTGACATAG
- the LOC132791685 gene encoding G-protein coupled receptor Mth-like isoform X2 translates to MWLLLFMVALAGINADIPNCDYYDTVRLSEDQKLLNGSYKYQNIIIPPELTGEYDYEILMNGDSEKVSRHLRGCACRLGTCIRYCCPKNQKLVAEERRCGEDTSIQDLDDFDGFVDFVWKDGTEVNIHVSDDLIIQRDLPVPCSEHISIIDEYKWKLLENGNIAYLFVSDNTSNQRSKNQYCLQPQRFGNESRVELIPQFCEDPQTTWPTLMLLILSIVCSVLTIAVYMGLPKLRNLHGICFICYLFMLVVAFLLLLFDKFYALSVSENQCKAVGYVGYFAVMSIFHWLSVISFDLWKSFRGTNYNEDYTIAYRFTIYSIIVWTSAAVLTLIIFIIDSTLDPYDMDQLPWMPGVGIYSCWVKTHDWSAMLYYYGPMSIQIIFNTTMFIMTAIRIFKVMDEMKNFQGRLERNQRVQSRKEYGLFARLIIIMGVPWTFEILSYFAQSDSVLQKIFLFFDYINSGQGILIFILFVLKRSVLKQIANSVRKQQDSKSMSLNVTRSTRNLSSSVFKQKECN, encoded by the exons atgtggttattattattcatggTTGCTTTAGCCGGCATCAATGCCGATATACCCAATTGTGATTACTATGACACAGTGAGATTGTCGGAAGACCAAAAGTTACTAAATGGTTCGTACAAGTACCAGAATATCATAATTCCACCGGAACTAACTGGTGAATATGATTACGAGATTCTTATGAACGGAGACTCCGAGAAGGTTTCAAGGCATCTGCGCGGTTGTGCTTGTCGCTTAGGCACTTGCATACGATACTGTTGTCCTAAGAACCAGAAGCTCGTTGCCGAAGAGCGCAGATGCGGCGAGGACACGAGTATTCAGGACTTAGATGACTTTGATGGCTTTGTGGATTTCGTTTGGAAGGATGGCACCGAAGTGAATATACACGTCTCCGATGACTTGATCATACAAAGAGATCTTCCAGTGCCTTGCTCAGAGCATATCAGTATTATCGATGAATACAAATGGAAACTACTGGAG aatggAAATATCGCATACCTATTTGTGTCAGATAATACAAGTAACCAACGATCCAAAAATCAATATTGTCTACAGCCTCAGCGATTTGGTAACGAATCAAGGGTCGAACTGATTCCACAATTTTGCGAAGATCCTCAAACTACATGGCCAACCCTAATGC tgCTTATACTGAGTATTGTTTGCTCCGTTCTTACGATCGCTGTCTATATGGGATTGCCAAAATTACGAAATCTTCATGgaatttgtttcatttgttaCTTGTTCATGTTGGTAGTGgcttttttgttgctactTTTCGACAAATTTTATGCTTTGTCTGTGTCGGAAAATCAATGCAAAGCAGTTG GTTACGTTGGATACTTTGCTGTAATGTCGATATTTCATTGGCTCAGTGTTATAAGCTTCGATTTGTGGAAGAGCTTTCGGGGCACCAACTATAACGAAGATTATACAATCGCATATCGTTTCACCATCTATAGCATAATTGTCTGGACATCTGCGGCTGTTTTAACCctcattatatttattattgatagCACTTTGGATCCATATGATATGGATCAACTACCTTGGATGCCAGGAGTGGGAATATACTCCTGCTGGGTAAAAA CCCATGATTGGTCTGCAATGCTCTATTATTATGGGCCTATgtcaatacaaattatattcaatacgACAATGTTTATTATGACG GCGATTAGAATTTTCAAAGTGATGGATGAGATGAAAAATTTCCAAGGGCGACTAGAACGCAATCAACGTGTCCAGTCGAGGAAGGA GTATGGTTTATTTGCCCGACTTATCATTATAATGGGAGTTCCTTGGACTTTCGAGATACTTTCGTATTTTGCACAATCTGATAGCGTTCtccaaaaaatatttttattttttgattacaTCAATAGTGGTCAGGGTATTCTCATATTCATATTGTTTGTGCTAAAGCGTAGTGTTCTTAAGCAAATTGCTAATAG tgtGCGGAAGCAGCAGGATTCAAAATCGATGTCATTGAACGTAACACGATCAACACGGAATTTATCCTCCTCTGTATTTAAACAGAAGGAATGCAATTGA
- the LOC132791685 gene encoding G-protein coupled receptor Mth-like isoform X3 has translation MGLPKLRNLHGICFICYLFMLVVAFLLLLFDKFYALSVSENQCKAVGYVGYFAVMSIFHWLSVISFDLWKSFRGTNYNEDYTIAYRFTIYSIIVWTSAAVLTLIIFIIDSTLDPYDMDQLPWMPGVGIYSCWVKTHDWSAMLYYYGPMSIQIIFNTTMFIMTAIRIFKVMDEMKNFQGRLERNQRVQSRKEYGLFARLIIIMGVPWTFEILSYFAQSDSVLQKIFLFFDYINSGQGILIFILFVLKRSVLKQIANSIRGIKSLSDDDIEEVGLHEGEYVTRREILPNILT, from the exons ATGGGATTGCCAAAATTACGAAATCTTCATGgaatttgtttcatttgttaCTTGTTCATGTTGGTAGTGgcttttttgttgctactTTTCGACAAATTTTATGCTTTGTCTGTGTCGGAAAATCAATGCAAAGCAGTTG GTTACGTTGGATACTTTGCTGTAATGTCGATATTTCATTGGCTCAGTGTTATAAGCTTCGATTTGTGGAAGAGCTTTCGGGGCACCAACTATAACGAAGATTATACAATCGCATATCGTTTCACCATCTATAGCATAATTGTCTGGACATCTGCGGCTGTTTTAACCctcattatatttattattgatagCACTTTGGATCCATATGATATGGATCAACTACCTTGGATGCCAGGAGTGGGAATATACTCCTGCTGGGTAAAAA CCCATGATTGGTCTGCAATGCTCTATTATTATGGGCCTATgtcaatacaaattatattcaatacgACAATGTTTATTATGACG GCGATTAGAATTTTCAAAGTGATGGATGAGATGAAAAATTTCCAAGGGCGACTAGAACGCAATCAACGTGTCCAGTCGAGGAAGGA GTATGGTTTATTTGCCCGACTTATCATTATAATGGGAGTTCCTTGGACTTTCGAGATACTTTCGTATTTTGCACAATCTGATAGCGTTCtccaaaaaatatttttattttttgattacaTCAATAGTGGTCAGGGTATTCTCATATTCATATTGTTTGTGCTAAAGCGTAGTGTTCTTAAGCAAATTGCTAATAG tataaGGGGTATAAAATCATTATCCGATGATGATATTGAAGAAGTTGGTCTACACGAAGGGGAATATGTAACTAGAAGAGAAATCCTTCCAAATATTTTGACATAG
- the LOC132791686 gene encoding odorant receptor 94b-like isoform X1, whose protein sequence is MLLRTTQLLSPSNAAEGKLGSIELNLRLAHLVGLPLLGLKNETRIERILVTLNGALILFGLYWYVIFEIYDLSLNFQDLDKVTQNLVMTLTHSAYLLKTINIWYHYGSLKDIMRRLKVITRACVLSAKQVETFHKAEMEGKLVLLLYFLLVLVSGTLGLVSILTFPGDFEGSRFPYSAKLPNFLSPLIKHLYMGLSVAILALAVSQIDCLTVLIMNQICMHLKVLNLAFDELYAPSDQKLKVDPYNWLLSIVKYHCELIELRQKVELIFKMPVLLQFVSSLVIVAMTAFQVIVGDGSKSSILMDLLLCCVLCQLFVYCWFGNEVYEQSKTLSTSGFGCSWHDFDGKCKKLLLIFMINADRPFLFTAGGFMGLTLPSFTYIMGKSYSIVAVLRQMYSRS, encoded by the exons ATGTTGCTACGAACAACTCAACTTCTTTCGCCCTCAAATGCGGCTGAGGGTAAATTGGGATCCATCGAGTTGAATTTGCGGTTGGCCCATTTGGTCGGTTTACCTTTGCTAGGTCTGAAGAATGAGACGCGTATTGAAAGGATATTGGTGACATTAAATGGAGCATTAATACTTTTTGGGCTCTATTGGTATGTGATTTTTGAGATATACGATCTCTCTCTGAACTTCCAGGATCTCGATAAAGTTACGCAGAATCTTGTTATGACATTAACACATTCAGCCTATTTGTTAAAG ACTATTAACATCTGGTATCACTATGGAAGTCTAAAGGACATTATGCGCAGATTAAAAGTCATCACTCGCGCCTGTGTTTTATCCGCGAAGCAGGTGGAAACATTTCATAAGGCTGAAATGGAAGGCAAGTTGGTGCTCCTCTTGTATTTTCTGCTGGTGTTAGTGTCGGGTACTTTGGGATTAGTTTCGATTCTTACTT TTCCAGGTGATTTCGAGGGCAGTCGATTTCCGTATTCGGCGAAATTACCCAACTTTCTAAGCCCGTTAATAAAGCATTTATATATGGGACTAAGTGTTGCGATCTTGGCATTAGCCGTTTCACAAATTGATTGTCTCACCGTGTTGATAATGAATCAGATATGTATGCATCTCAAGGTTCTCAACTTGGCCTTTGATGAACTCTATGCACCGTCGGACCAGAAACTTAAAGTGGATCCATATAACTGGCTGTTGTCGATCGTCAAATATCATTGCGAATTGATTGA ACTGCGTCAGAAAGTGGAGCTTATCTTTAAAATGCCAGTCTTGCTACAATTTGTCAGCTCTTTGGTGATTGTTGCCATGACAGCATTTCAAGTGATCGTTGGAGATGGATCGAAAAGTTCAATTCTAATGGACTTGTTGCTATGTTGTGTGCTCTGTCAGCTCTTCGTTTATTGTTGGTTTGGCAATGAAGTCTACGAGCAA AGCAAAACACTTTCAACGTCTGGCTTTGGCTGCAGTTGGCATGACTTTGATGGCAAGTGTAAAAAACTTCTGCTGATCTTCATGATAAATGCAGATCGTCCATTCCTGTTCACGGCTGGAGGATTCATGGGTCTTACATTACCTAGCTTCACATACATCATGGGCAAGTCGTATTCCATTGTTGCGGTGCTCAGGCAAATGTACAGTCGAAGCTAA
- the LOC132791686 gene encoding odorant receptor 85b-like isoform X2, with protein sequence MRRLKVITRACVLSAKQVETFHKAEMEGKLVLLLYFLLVLVSGTLGLVSILTFPGDFEGSRFPYSAKLPNFLSPLIKHLYMGLSVAILALAVSQIDCLTVLIMNQICMHLKVLNLAFDELYAPSDQKLKVDPYNWLLSIVKYHCELIELRQKVELIFKMPVLLQFVSSLVIVAMTAFQVIVGDGSKSSILMDLLLCCVLCQLFVYCWFGNEVYEQSKTLSTSGFGCSWHDFDGKCKKLLLIFMINADRPFLFTAGGFMGLTLPSFTYIMGKSYSIVAVLRQMYSRS encoded by the exons ATGCGCAGATTAAAAGTCATCACTCGCGCCTGTGTTTTATCCGCGAAGCAGGTGGAAACATTTCATAAGGCTGAAATGGAAGGCAAGTTGGTGCTCCTCTTGTATTTTCTGCTGGTGTTAGTGTCGGGTACTTTGGGATTAGTTTCGATTCTTACTT TTCCAGGTGATTTCGAGGGCAGTCGATTTCCGTATTCGGCGAAATTACCCAACTTTCTAAGCCCGTTAATAAAGCATTTATATATGGGACTAAGTGTTGCGATCTTGGCATTAGCCGTTTCACAAATTGATTGTCTCACCGTGTTGATAATGAATCAGATATGTATGCATCTCAAGGTTCTCAACTTGGCCTTTGATGAACTCTATGCACCGTCGGACCAGAAACTTAAAGTGGATCCATATAACTGGCTGTTGTCGATCGTCAAATATCATTGCGAATTGATTGA ACTGCGTCAGAAAGTGGAGCTTATCTTTAAAATGCCAGTCTTGCTACAATTTGTCAGCTCTTTGGTGATTGTTGCCATGACAGCATTTCAAGTGATCGTTGGAGATGGATCGAAAAGTTCAATTCTAATGGACTTGTTGCTATGTTGTGTGCTCTGTCAGCTCTTCGTTTATTGTTGGTTTGGCAATGAAGTCTACGAGCAA AGCAAAACACTTTCAACGTCTGGCTTTGGCTGCAGTTGGCATGACTTTGATGGCAAGTGTAAAAAACTTCTGCTGATCTTCATGATAAATGCAGATCGTCCATTCCTGTTCACGGCTGGAGGATTCATGGGTCTTACATTACCTAGCTTCACATACATCATGGGCAAGTCGTATTCCATTGTTGCGGTGCTCAGGCAAATGTACAGTCGAAGCTAA
- the LOC132788240 gene encoding uncharacterized protein LOC132788240: MPQYTRFSAKVTKNPKLVIHARSKTMLKYKGLVLIVLLINSIEADIPGCDYFDTVKLMPTQKLANGSYQYENIIIPPEQTGEYDYEILQEGDREDVEKHLRGCACHLGTCIRFCCQKNALLLEDERKCSGYITAELQFDPMVNITLNNGTVVRRHVLNEFIVQHDLPVPCSAHFHLDALNEANEGWTLFENGTLLRHYGSKSLSKQDYCLQPHQIRDPLTNGTIISLVPHNCFDKQPSQTVFNLLRILSMIFLILTIIVYLSFDKLRNLHGLCFVNYMICIFVVFAALMLEPKVRIFLRPCQLIGYLGYFAVMAGFNWLTVISYDLWISFKGNNYNVERRAWKMLFCKYNMYAWGVATILTLIIMILDGTLDWDDESLLNFIPGVSFYSCWIKTFDWSSMLYFHGIISVQLIFNIIMFTLTAIRIVQVKNEIKNLTLPEERSKHIHLNKQSFGMFSRLFVIMGIMWTFEVFGYLSIGHPWEAFFSIFDYVNCGQGIIIFILFVFKRSVLKLIWNRCRGIRSTNDEDSSEEEIALQNRNGASKNVGPNILKYLASILIQSCRLVVAEIICDPLCLSLRTPHATNMQQYTKLVLLVLLISSIKADIPGCDYFDTVKLLPTQKLANGSYQYENIIIPPEQTGEYDYEILQEGDREEVEKHLRGCACHLGTCIRFCCQKNALLVEDERKCSEDITEELQFDPMVNITLNNGRGVRRHVLNEFIVQHDLPVPCSAHFHLDALNEANEGWTLFENGTLLRHYGLVNLSKQDYCLQPHPIWNPLTNETILSLVPHNCYDKQPSQLIYNLLRFLSIIFLVLTIIVYLYFDKLRNLQGLCFVNYMICISVAFAGLLLDKHVSSLSLIICQLNGYLGYFAVMAGFNWLTIISYDLWASSKVNNYNVQRNDLRLKFCKYNKYAWGVALLLTVIIMILDGVLSTEYLAVLPGVAFYNCWVKVDDWSAMIYYFGIITIQLIFNLIMFTLTAIRLVQLKKELRCQTLPEDRVKHVYLNKQTFGMFARLFVLMGIVWFFEIFSYLSTDHPSNAFFSLFDYVNCAQGIIIFILFVLKRSVLNLIWNRCRGIQSTNDEDASEEGIALQDRNGDSKKIGPNILT, encoded by the exons atgccacaatataccagattctcagccaaagtaactaagaacCCTA AATTGGTTATACACGCTCGTTCAAAAACTATGCTCAAATATAAAGGACTTGTATTGATAGTGCTCCTTATCAACAGTATTGAGGCTGACATTCCAGGATGCGATTATTTTGATACAGTAAAATTGATGCCAACCCAAAAGCTGGCTAATGGATCGTATCAATATGAGAACATCATTATTCCCCCAGAACAAACTGGGGAATATGATTACGAGATTCTTCAGGAAGGAGACAGAGAAGATGTAGAAAAACATCTGCGTGGATGTGCCTGTCACTTGGGCACCTGCATAAGATTCTGTTGCCAAAAGAATGCTCTGCTCTTGGAAGATGAACGTAAGTGCAGCGGATATATTACAGCAGAGTTGCAATTCGATCCCATGGTGAACATAACGCTAAACAATGGCACAGTGGTCAGAAGACATGTACTTAATGAGTTCATAGTTCAGCATGATTTGCCAGTTCCCTGCAGTGCTCACTTTCATCTGGATGCTTTGAATGAAGCCAACGAAGGTTGGACATTGTTTGAG aATGGAACTCTATTGAGGCATTATGGTTCAAAGAGTCTGAGCAAACAGGATTATTGCCTGCAACCTCATCAAATAAGGGATCCTCTCACAAATGGCACGATTATCAGCCTGGTCCCGCACAATTGCTTCGACAAGCAACCAAGTCAAACGGTTTTTAATCTAC TTCGTATTCTTTCGATGATCTTTTTGATACTAACTATTATCGTTTATCTTTCCTTTGATAAACTTCGAAATCTGCATGGATTGTGTTTCGTAAATTATATGATTTGCATCTTTGTGGTATTTGCCGCCCTAATGCTCGAACCCAAAGTTAGGATATTTCTCAGACCTTGTCAGCTGATTG GCTACTTGGGATATTTCGCTGTTATGGCCGGATTCAACTGGTTAACTGTGATCAGTTATGATCTGTGGATCAGTTTCAAGGGTAACAATTACAATGTTGAACGCAGAGCTTGGAAAATGTTATTCTGCAAGTACAATATGTACGCATGGGGAGTTGCTACGATTCTAACCCTTATCATAATGATACTTGATGGTACTTTAGATTGGGATGACGAAAGTCTCTTAAATTTTATACCAGGAGTTTCATTCTACAGTTGTTGGATTAAGA CTTTTGACTGGTCATCGATGTTATACTTTCATGGAATCATTTCAGTTCAGCTCATCTTTAACATTATAATGTTTACATTGACG GCCATTCGTATTGTTCAAGTTAAGAACGAAATAAAGAACCTGACATTACCCGAGGAGCGTTCAAAACACATCCATTTAAATAAGCAATC GTTTGGTATGTTCTCACGACTGTTTGTGATCATGGGAATTATGTGGACTTTCGAAGTATTCGGCTATTTGTCGATAGGACACCCATGGGAAGCATTCTTCTCGATCTTTGATTACGTTAATTGCGGTCAGGGCATCATAATATTCATTCTCTTTGTCTTCAAGCGGAGTGTGCTGAAACTTATCTGGAATCG TTGTCGTGGAATTCGTTCAACAAATGATGAGGATAGTTCCGAAGAAGAGATTGCGTTGCAAAATAGAAATGGCGCATCTAAAAACGTTGGCCCCAACATATTGAAATA TTTGGCCAGTATACTGATTCAAAGTTGTCGGTTGGTGGTGGCTGAAATAATCTGTGATCCACTGTGTTTATCTTTGC GTACTCCTCATGCAACAAACATGCAACAATATACAAAACTTGTGTTGCTAGTGCTCCTTATCAGCAGTATTAAGGCTGACATTCCAGGATGCGATTATTTTGATACAGTAAAATTGTTGCCAACCCAAAAGCTGGCTAATGGATCGTATCAATATGAGAACATCATTATTCCCCCAGAACAAACTGGGGAATATGATTACGAGATTCTTCAggagggagacagagaggaAGTAGAAAAACATCTGCGTGGATGTGCCTGTCACTTGGGCACCTGCATAAGATTCTGTTGCCAGAAGAATGCTCTGCTCGTGGAAGATGAACGTAAGTGCAGCGAAGATATTACAGAAGAGTTGCAATTCGATCCCATGGTGAACATAACGCTAAACAATGGCAGAGGGGTCAGAAGACATGTACTTAATGAGTTCATAGTTCAGCATGATTTGCCAGTCCCCTGCAGTGCTCACTTTCATCTGGATGCTTTGAATGAAGCCAACGAAGGTTGGACATTGTTTGAG AATGGAACTCTATTGAGACACTATGGTTTGGTTAATCTGAGCAAACAGGATTATTGTCTGCAACCTCATCCAATTTGGAATCCTCTCACAAATGAAACGATTTTAAGCCTGGTCCCGCACAATTGCTACGACAAGCAGCCAAGTCAACTGATTTATAATCTAC TTCGTTTTCTTTCGATCATCTTTTTGGTACTAACTATTATCGTTTATCTTTACTTTGATAAACTTCGAAATCTGCAGGGATTGTGTTTCGTAAATTATATGATTTGCATCAGTGTTGCATTCGCTGGGTTGCTGCTCGATAAGCATGTCTCGTCACTTTCATTAATAATCTGTCAGTTGAATG GCTATTTGGGATACTTCGCTGTTATGGCGGGATTCAACTGGTTAACAATCATCAGCTATGATTTATGGGCCAGCTCCAAGGTCAACAATTACAATGTTCAACGCAACGATTTGAGGTTGAAGTTTTGCAAATACAATAAGTATGCCTGGGGAGTTGCATTGCTTCTAACCGTAATCATAATGATACTGGATGGCGTTTTAAGTACAGAATATTTGGCTGTTCTACCAGGAGTTGCATTCTACAATTGTTGGGTTAAGG TTGATGACTGGTCTGCGATGATATACTATTTTGGAATAATTACCATTCAGCTCATTTTTAACCTAATCATGTTTACACTGACG GCCATTCGTCTTGTGCAATTGAAGAAGGAATTGAGATGCCAAACGTTACCCGAGGATCGCGTTAAACACgtctatttaaataaacaaac GTTTGGCATGTTCGCACGTCTGTTCGTCCTCATGGGAATTGTGTGGTTCTTTGAAATCTTCTCATATTTATCGACGGATCATCCATCGAATGCATTCTTCTCGCTCTTTGACTACGTTAATTGCGCCCAGGGAATCATAATCTTTATTCTCTTTGTCCTCAAGCGCAGTGTGTTGAATCTTATCTGGAATcg gTGTCGTGGCATTCAATCAACAAATGATGAGGATGCTTCCGAAGAAGGAATCGCGTTGCAAGATAGAAATGGCGATTCCAAGAAAATTGGTCCGAATATATtgacataa
- the LOC132790787 gene encoding kunitz-type serine protease inhibitor LmKTT-1c-like translates to MNCSLVWIFLILCAVHSQAQGDCLGTVSPADPKCFPDRDVGHTKRSYCSRNANNVMWYYDSSSGSCRTFAYKGCGGNKNRFCTWEDCVTECKRLDKA, encoded by the exons atgaACTGCAGTTTAGTCTGGATTTTCTTAATACTTTGTGCAGTTCATAGTCAAGCGCAGGGTGATTGCCTTGGTACTGTTAGTCCCG CTGATCCGAAGTGTTTTCCGGATAGAGATGTAGGACATACTAAAAGATCATACTGCAGCAGGAATGCCAATAATGTCATGTGGTATTACGACTCGTCTAGTGGATCCTGCAGAACATTCGCCTATAAAGGCTGTGGCGGCAATAAGAATCGTTTCTGTACTTGGGAGGATTGTGTAACGGAATGCAAAAGACTTGACAAAGCTTGA
- the LOC132791717 gene encoding uncharacterized protein LOC132791717, which produces MKLILLLACLALMLIHNEAQFCRGRVRPSERNCVGGKDSGTRRANHCHRTANDHMWYYSNRTRSCRRMSYHGCGGNKNRYCSLASCEKKCVQPREIDTTITKPNNPTTTELINTNLDAFDNPTLAGVDNATLAEFGNPNLAEFDNTTQVEPAGQAAPLAKFGIF; this is translated from the exons atgaaattaatattgttgttggcttgcCTGGCGCTCATGTTGATCCACAACGAGGCGCAATTTTGTCGTGGACGAGTTCGGCCGT ctgAACGAAATTGTGTTGGTGGCAAGGACTCTGGCACAAGGCGAGCCAACCACTGTCACAGGACAGCCAATGACCATATGTGGTATTACAGCAACAGGACACGATCCTGTAGGAGAATGTCCTATCACGGCTGTGGAGGCAACAAAAATAGGTATTGCTCCTTGGCATCGTGTGAAAAGAAATGCGTTCAACCACGAGAAATTGACACAACTATAACTAAGCCCAACAATCCAACTACAACTGAATTAATTAACACAAATTTAGATGCATTCGACAATCCAACTTTGGCTGGAGTTGACAACGCAACTTTAGCTGAATTTGGTAATCCAAACTTAGCTGAATTCGACAATACAACCCAAGTTGAACCTGCTGGACAAGCTGCTCCACTTGCAAagtttggaatattttga